A window of the Henckelia pumila isolate YLH828 chromosome 3, ASM3356847v2, whole genome shotgun sequence genome harbors these coding sequences:
- the LOC140888280 gene encoding uncharacterized protein produces MKQQFLEKLFPTSRAENIRKDICGIWQLQGETLYEYWERFKKLCASCPQHQISEQLLVQYFYEVLSVFYKNMVDAASGGALVNKKPQEASDLIANMAANAQQFGTRKDNALRHVKEVSVSLIDQKLDSLTSLLEKLVVGQAQQIKSCGICLVVGHSTDMCPTLQEDPTQQANAIGGFPGQPQRRYDPYSNTYNSGWRDHPNFSYKNQGGQQRFPQQNYNKQPAPAKSFDSGMSLDEIVKALATNTKKFQQETRATIQNLGNQISQLVTAVNNLEAQNSGKLPSQTVVNPRENASAMVLRSGKKIEIESTSPMTTNEGKDMDKEAENTSEELEKSKKTDYENEVLETFRKVEINIPLIDEIKKIPRYAKFLKDLCTNKRRLRGDEKVSVVENVSAVIKNSLPNNCKDPVMFTMPCVIGNLKIEYAMLDLGESINVMPYSIYCALNLGPLKETRVVIQLADRSNAYPEWVVEDVLVQVKELIFPADFYILRMEENSMSNSPLILLGRPFMKTTRTKIDVDDGTLSVEFDGEIVKFNIFDAMKYPSENHSICSIDVVDSIVREVFEEECETENFQMYAQLNVDEELAEAYGISEQEIDQTRVTNFKVEIPFSHKKLLPSALQAPKLELKSLPDHLKYIYLGYEETLPVIISKKLTEDQEERLVTVLKEHKTAIGWTLADIKGISSSICMHRILLEDDAKPVREFQRKLNQVMNEVVMKEIIKLLDEVKIYPISDSKWIFIAQEDQEKTTFTCPFETFSYRRMSFGLCNAPVFMDDFTVYGNSFEDFLDHLSKILRRCMETNLVLNYEKCHFMVTEGIVLGHVVSSRGIEVDKESKPRLIRWILLLQEFDFEIKDRKGTENPVADHLSRLVKEEESMPISELFPDEQLFQVKGMVPWYADIVNYLVSGIFHSSLSKSRKNKILCEEKYYVWEEPNLWKFVLIKSLGDVCLKMSTNFMGLFPSSCGYIYILLAVDYVSKWVEAKPTRTNDSQVVVGFLKFNIFSRFGIPRALISNQGTHFYNRTVEALLKKYGVYHRVATAYHPQTNGQAEVSNREIK; encoded by the exons ATGAAGCAGCAATTTTTGGAAAAGTTATTTCCAACTTCGAGAGCAGAAAACATTAGGAAGGACATTTGTGGGATCTGGCAGTTACAGGGAGAGACTTTGTATGAGTACTGGGAGAGATTCAAGAAACTGTGTGCGAGTTGTCCGCAACATCAAATTTCTGAACAACTTTTAGTTCAGTATTTTTATGAAGTACTCTCAGTTTTTTATAAGAACATGGTTGATGCTGCAAGTGGAGGAGCATTAGTGAACAAAAAACCTCAAGAAGCAAGTGATCTTATTGCCAACATGGCAGCCAATGCTCAGCAGTTTGGAACAAGGAAAGACAACGCTCTGCGACATGTTAAAGAGGTAAGTGTTAGTCTCATTGATCAAAAATTAGATTCTTTAACATCTCTTTTGGAAAAATTGGTTGTAGGACAAGCACAACAGATCAAATCTTGTGGTATATGTTTGGTTGTTGGACATTCGACGGATATGTGTCCAACATTACAAGAAGATCCAACGCAGCAAGCCAATGCAATTGGCGGTTTTCCTGGACAACCACAGCGTCGATATGACCCATATTCCAATACCTACAATTCGGGATGGAGAGATCACCCGAATTTCAGCTACAAGAATCAAGGAGGTCAACAAAGATTTCCACAACAGAATTACAACAAACAACCGGCACCTGCAAAATCCTTTGACTCAGGTATGTCTCTAGATGAAATTGTTAAGGCCCTTGCAACTAACACTAAAAAATTCCAACAGGAAACGAGAGCCACCATTCAGAATCTAGGAAATCAGATAAGCCAGTTAGTTACTGCGGTCAACAATTTGGAGGCTCAAAATTCTGGAAAACTACCATCACAAACGGTAGTAAATCCAAGAGAAAATGCAAGTGCAATGGTGTTGAGAAGTGGAAAGAAGATCGAAATTGAGTCTACCTCCCCTATGACGACTAATGAAGGAAAGGACATGGACAAGGAGGCTGAAAACACATCCGAGGA GTTGGAAAAATCCAAGAAGACTGACTATGAGAATGAAGTGTTGGAGACGTTTAGGAAGGTGGAAATCAATATACCCTTGATAGATGAAATCAAGAAAATCCCAAgatatgctaaatttttgaagGATTTGTGCACCAACAAGAGGAGGCTGAGAGGTGATGAGAAAGTAAGTGTGGTAGAAAATGTATCGGCtgtaataaaaaattcattacCAAATAATTGCAAGGATCCAGTTATGTTTACTATGCCTTGTGTTATTGGGAATTTGAAGATTGAGTATGCCATGTTAGATTTAGGTGAATCCATAAATGTCATGccatattcaatttattgtgcTCTAAATCTGGGTCCTTTGAAAGAAACTAGAGTGGTGATTCAATTGGCGGATCGTTCTAATGCTTACCCGGAATGGGTTGTTGAAGATGTCTTGGTGCAGGTTAAGGAATTGATATTTCCCGCCGATTTCTATATCTTGCGAATGGAAGAGAATTCCATGTCGAATTCACCTCTAATTCTGTTGGGAAGGCCATTCATGAAGACAACTAGGACAAAGATTGATGTTGATGATGGTACCCTCTCCGTCGAATTTGACGGAGAGATtgtaaaattcaatatttttgatGCCATGAAGTATCCAAGTGAAAATCATTCTATATGCTctattgatgttgttgattcAATTGTGCGGGAAGTTTTTGAGGAAGAATGTGAGactgaaaattttcaaatgtaTGCACAATTGAATGTGGATGAAGAATTAGCTGAAGCTTATGGAATTTCAGAACAAGAAATTGATCAAACAAGGGTAACAAATTTTAAAGTTGAAATTCCATTCTCTCATAAAAAATTGCTACCTTCTGCTTTGCAGGCACCCAAACTAGAGTTGAAGAGTTTGCCAGATCATTTGAAGTATATATATCTTGGATATGAAGAGACTTTACCGGTGATCATATCAAAGAAATTGACGGAGGATCAGGAAGAGAGATTGGTCACAGTACTCAAGGAGCACAAAACTGCAATCGGGTGGACTTTAGCTGATATCAAAGGCATAAGTTCGTCGATTTGCATGCATAGGATTCTTTTGGAGGATGATGCCAAACCGGTAAGAGAGTTCCAAAGAAAACTGAATCAAGTAATGAATGAAGTGGTAATGAAAGAAATCATCAAGCTCTTAGATGAAGTCAAAATCTATCCCATCTCGGATAGCAAATGG ATATTCATTGCTCAGGAAGATCAGGAGAAAACAACTTTCACGTGCCCTTTTGAAACATTTTCTTACAGACGCATGTCATTTGGACTCTGCAATGCTCCAG TATTCATGGATGATTTCACTGTTTATGGGAACTCATTTGAGGATTTCTTGGATCATTTGTCCAAGATTTTGAGAAGATGCATGGAAACcaacttggttttgaattatgaaaaatgtcacttcatggtgaCTGAAGGTATTGTGTTGGGTCATGTTGTTTCGTCCAGGGGCATAGAGGTTGATAAG GAGTCAAAACCGAGACTTATAAGGTGGATACTCCTGCTCCAAGAGTTTGACTTTGAAATCAAAGATCGGAAGGGAACCGAGAATCCAGTAGCCGATCACTTGAGCAGATTGGTGAAGGAAGAGGAATCCATGCCTATTTCTGAATTGTTTCCTGATGAGCAGTTATTCCAAGTTAAAGGTATGGTTCCTTGGTATGCGGATATAGTAAACTATTTGGTTAGTGGAATTTTTCACTCTTCCCTTAGTAAATCCCGTAAAAATAAGATTCTATGTGAGGAaaagtattatgtgtgggagGAACCTAATTTATGGAAGTTTGTGCTGATAAAGTCATTAGGAGATGTGTGCCTGAAAATGAGTACAA ATTTCATGGGTCTGTTTCCTTCATCATGTGGTTATATCTATATACTTTTGGCGGTTGACTATGTATCGAAGTGGGTGGAAGCAAAACCCACCAGGACTAACGATTCACAGGTTGTTGTAGGTTTCCTCAAGTTTAACATTTTCAGCAGgtttggaatacctagagcgCTAATCAGCAACCAAGGGACTCATTTTTACAATAGAACTGTTGAGGCTTTACTGAAAAAATATGGAGTGTATCACAGGGTAGCCACCGCTTACCATCCGCAAACGAATGGTCAAGCAGAAGTTTCCAATAGGGAGATCAAATAG